Proteins from a genomic interval of Lolium perenne isolate Kyuss_39 chromosome 1, Kyuss_2.0, whole genome shotgun sequence:
- the LOC127308536 gene encoding uncharacterized protein yields MGNRSRPSVAKEAMEPIDEEVASPSREAQPSRHHQLKCSDAKSGEMYLDRIPNFHCKSLPSRRLEANSEDSFMHSRGSMYQSSSDVSRLRKLQEGRRKLDSAYGRDAVMSFGTSDSSTQPSTSGACLFPERSRSYKPRSSINRSCESSQDAREFLDISSREVPYQNSRAGRPRKDCNLLTADVRDDFLQLPVEEDTAKRSCGNTAPHLLEGSCSEGTRSSCQYPLGVHSDAINHRKGDLVSNLPKSLSAKACVSDDACPSDSGDGVDGKKKARSNPFRKIMDPFMKSKSMRNPSRMEMVDEKCGNPPVRGKDSALRKPLLSGNARTEHSSAPTCQTSGEARPMTVTSSPTHLHAVLKLDPDEGAFGFEFSTKGLEESIYANTWKSGNELNWIYTFHSAGKRSSAVGRTSKDRRGCPPIVGQMHVSSYLYSEVEEDGILNNSATSEFVLYDIAHARRSSAVDITQSKDATQPPFCNVVRNSISRESLERNSMLERKSTARSNSDALASCLWSQEDLHPHLEVAAVVIQVPFHKTGSKEVKAGSAPGTVKVVTTGGAHGLPRDDDTSPSPLLNRLKSGGQCDCGGWDMSCPIVVLDNAYDSYWVDSVMNESKHPMELFVKGNQEVLPALSMKVDGKGDLSVDFHARLSALQAFSVCISLLHCSEASSAIGIEKFKHKLYSSSLKILLKEEVKQLIETVTGKEKKKVKRRKGKTPSIVNGPPFSPMGRV; encoded by the exons ATGGGGAATCGCTCTCGTCCGAGTGTAGCAAAGGAAGCCATGGAACCGATTGACGAAGAAGTAGCGAGTCCTAGCAGGGAAGCACAACCGAGCAGACACCATCAGTTGAAGTGTTCTGATGCAAAATCGGGGGAAATGTACCTCGACCGGATACCAAACTTCCATTGCAAAAGCCTGCCTTCAAGACGCCTTGAGGCAAACTCAGAGGATAGCTTCATGCATAGCCGTGGTTCTATGTACCAGAGCTCCAGTGATGTTAGCAGACTCAGGAAACTCCAAGAGGGGAGGAGGAAATTAGATTCTGCGTACGGAAGGGATGCTGTTATGTCATTTGGGACTTCAGATTCATCCACCCAGCCTAGCACAAGTGGAGCTTGCTTGTTTCCTGAACGGAGCCGTTCATACAAGCCGAGGTCTTCTATTAACAGAAGTTGTGAATCTAGTCAAGATGCCAGGGAGTTTCTGGACATCTCTTCGCGCGAGGTTCCTTATCAGAACTCGAGGGCTGGAAGGCCACGGAAGGACTGCAATTTATTGACAGCTGATGTAAGAGATGATTTCCTACAATTACCTGTTGAGGAAGACACCGCTAAACGTTCCTGCGGAAATACGGCTCCTCATTTGCTAGAAGGCAGTTGTAGTGAAGGTACAAGATCAAGCTGCCAATATCCTCTTGGTGTTCATTCTGATGCAATCAATCATCGCAAAGGTGATTTGGTGagtaatctgcccaagtcattgtCAGCTAAGGCGTGTGTTTCTGATGATGCCTGTCCATCAGATAGTGGTGATGGTGTTGACGGCAAGAAAAAAGCTCGATCTAATCCATTCAGAAAAATTATGGATCCTTTCATGAAGTCCAAGTCTATGAGAAATCCCTCCCGCATGGAAATGGTAGATGAGAAATGTGGCAATCCACCAGTTAGAGGAAAAGATAGCGCACTGCGCAAACCTTTGTTGAGTGGTAACGCCAGAACTGAACACAGCTCCGCACCTACATGCCAGACAAGTGGGGAAGCCCGTCCTATGACCGTTACTTCATCACCAACTCACCTTCATGCTGTTCTTAAACTGGATCCTGATGAGGGTGCTTTCGGTTTCGAGTTTTCTACCAAGGGTCTGGAAGAATCCATTTATGCTAACACGTGGAAATCCGGAAATGAACTGAACTGGATTTACACTTTCCATAGCGCTGGCAAACGATCTAGTGCCGTGGGAAGGACCTCCAAGGATAGGCGTGGGTGTCCTCCAATTGTCGGTCAGATGCATGTGTCTTCCTATCTGTACTCTGAAGTTGAAGAAGATGGTATTTTGAATAACTCAGCAACTAGCGAgtttgttttgtatgacattgcTCATGCCCGACGGAGCTCTGCTGTCGATATAACTCAAAGTAAAGATGCCACCCAACCACCATTCTGCAATGTTGTCCGTAATTCAATCTCTAGAGAGTCTCTAGAGAGAAATAGTATGCTGGAGCGGAAAAGTACTGCAAGAAGTAACTCAGACGCATTGGCATCTTGTCTTTGGTCCCAAGAAGATCTGCATCCTCATTTGGAGGTTGCAGCTGTTGTAATCCAAGTGCCGTTCCACAAAACAGGGTCCAAAGAAGTGAAAGCTGGCTCAGCACCTGGTACGGTCAAAGTGGTTACAACAGGCGGGGCACACGGGTTACCAAGAGATGATGACACCAGCCCATCACCGTTACTTAACCGTCTGAAGAGCGGTGGACAGTGCGACTGTGGTGGATGGGACATGTCTTGCCCAATTGTTGTCCTTGACAATGCATATGATAGTTATTGGGTTGATTCTGTGATGAATGAAAGCAAACATCCTATGGAGCTATTTGTTAAG GGTAACCAAGAAGTTCTCCCTGCTCTTTCAATGAAAGTAGATGGGAAAGGGGATCTCTCCGTGGATTTTCATGCACGATTATCAGCACTGCAGGCATTTTCAGTCTGCATTTCATTGCTTCACTGCTCTGAAGCTTCTTCAGCCATTGGTATAGAGAAATTCAAGCACAAGCTCTATTCCAGCTCATTGAAGATACTCTTGAAAGAAGAAGTGAAGCAGTTAATTGAAACAGTAACagggaaagagaagaagaaagtgaAGAGGAGGAAAGGAAAAACTCCATCTATTGTCAACGGCCCTCCCTTCTCACCCATGGGAAGAGTATAG